CGTTGGTCAATGCTCTGCTTGCACGCTGTCATGACTTATCAGGGATCGGGGGATATCTCCGTCCGGGCATAGTCCATCGTTTGGATAAAGATACATCAGGTTTGATGCTAGTAGCCAAGAATGATTTGGCCCACCTAAGGTTGGCAAAGGCTATAAAGCAGAGAAAAGTTAAGCGGATCTACATGGGCCTAGTTCATGGCGTCCCTAGTCCCCGCCAAGGTTGCATTGATGCTCCTATCGGTAGGCACCCGGTCAGACGCAAGGAGATGACTGTCACCCCTATAAATTCTCGGCCTGCCATTACCAATTACAAGGTAATTGAGGAATTCTCTAGCTATAGCTTAATTGAGGCCAGGCTGGAAACTGGCAGAACCCACCAAATTCGTGTGCATATGGCCTATATAGGGCACCCCATTGTAGGTGACCCGGTTTATGGAAGGCGCAAAGGCAATCTTGGCTTGCGCACCCAGGCTTTACATGCTGCTCGGCTGGTCTTTAGCCACCCAACTACAGGGGAAATCATGGATTTTCAAGCGCCTCTGCCAACTGCTTTTAAGGAAGCATTAGATCGATTGCGTAGGGGTTTGGATTTGCGAAAAGGGGGCTAGTATCGCTCCTCCTAGGGGCGGCAGAGGGATGGTAACGCACTCACTTGGTGCTTTTATAGCTTCTCCTTGGAGCAGGTCAACAATGGTATCACTTCGGGGGAAACTTGCTTTCCAGAGCGGCAAGGCGATCGATTGATGGTACGGTTCTAGATTCAGAGCCACAATGGCTTGTGAGTATGG
This is a stretch of genomic DNA from Clostridia bacterium. It encodes these proteins:
- a CDS encoding RluA family pseudouridine synthase, which encodes MPECRQLLVGDGEGQIGIQGLRLDLALKKVFPEISRSRVQQLIDEGYILVNGRKAKASYQVRIGDEVSVTIPDPQPLEVVAEEIPLNIIYEDKDLAVINKPAGMTVHPAPGHSRGTLVNALLARCHDLSGIGGYLRPGIVHRLDKDTSGLMLVAKNDLAHLRLAKAIKQRKVKRIYMGLVHGVPSPRQGCIDAPIGRHPVRRKEMTVTPINSRPAITNYKVIEEFSSYSLIEARLETGRTHQIRVHMAYIGHPIVGDPVYGRRKGNLGLRTQALHAARLVFSHPTTGEIMDFQAPLPTAFKEALDRLRRGLDLRKGG